A DNA window from Pseudarthrobacter sp. W1I19 contains the following coding sequences:
- a CDS encoding Gfo/Idh/MocA family protein yields MGKPLKVGIVGCGAIIAQYLTNFRKLHDLELVAVADLDPARAKAVAEQYDGVRAVSVDELLAADDVELVLNLTIPAAHAEVALKAIAAGKSVYGEKPLAATTAEARTVLEAAREAGVVVGCAPDTVLGTGIQTARKAIDDGLIGAPISASATMVTPGHERWHPNPDFYYQPGGGPLLDMGPYYVTALVTLLGPVVSVTGAASHTRNERTIGSGPRQGEKVPVAIDSHVTGVLTHASGALSTLFMSFDAVKSKSPNIEIHGEHGSLVVPDPNHFDGEVQLFSLGADAWETLPVSAGYVDSGRGFGIADLASTPEGAEPRAGGTLAFHVLEVMESVLESAHTGSAVRISSTAERPAGVELTVLTEDIQELQAQEAAS; encoded by the coding sequence GTGGGCAAGCCGTTGAAAGTAGGAATCGTTGGCTGCGGCGCCATCATCGCGCAGTACCTCACCAACTTCCGCAAGCTCCATGACCTCGAACTCGTAGCGGTGGCGGACCTTGATCCCGCACGCGCGAAGGCTGTGGCGGAGCAGTACGACGGCGTCCGCGCCGTTTCCGTGGACGAACTCCTCGCGGCGGACGACGTCGAACTGGTCCTGAACCTCACCATCCCCGCGGCGCACGCCGAGGTGGCACTGAAAGCCATCGCAGCAGGCAAAAGCGTGTACGGCGAGAAGCCCCTCGCCGCCACCACTGCGGAGGCACGCACGGTTCTGGAGGCAGCGCGGGAGGCAGGCGTCGTCGTCGGCTGTGCTCCTGACACGGTACTGGGAACCGGCATCCAGACCGCCCGCAAGGCGATCGATGACGGGCTGATCGGCGCGCCCATCTCCGCCTCCGCCACCATGGTGACCCCCGGCCATGAGCGCTGGCACCCGAACCCGGACTTCTACTACCAGCCCGGCGGCGGCCCGCTCCTGGACATGGGCCCCTACTACGTGACCGCCCTGGTGACACTGCTGGGCCCGGTGGTCTCGGTGACGGGCGCCGCGAGCCACACCCGCAACGAACGGACCATCGGCTCCGGCCCACGGCAGGGCGAAAAGGTCCCCGTGGCCATCGACTCCCACGTCACCGGCGTCCTGACCCACGCCTCCGGCGCGCTCTCCACCCTGTTCATGAGCTTCGACGCCGTGAAGTCCAAGTCCCCCAACATCGAGATCCACGGCGAACACGGATCTCTGGTGGTGCCGGACCCCAACCACTTCGACGGCGAGGTTCAGCTGTTCTCCTTGGGCGCCGATGCGTGGGAGACCCTTCCCGTATCCGCAGGCTACGTTGACTCGGGGCGCGGCTTCGGCATCGCCGACCTGGCTTCCACCCCGGAAGGCGCCGAGCCCCGCGCGGGCGGCACCTTGGCCTTCCATGTCCTTGAGGTCATGGAGTCAGTGCTCGAATCAGCCCACACCGGGTCCGCGGTACGCATCAGCAGCACGGCGGAGCGGCCCGCCGGCGTCGAGCTGACCGTCCTCACCGAGGACATCCAGGAGCTCCAGGCGCAGGAAGCCGCTTCCTAA
- a CDS encoding helix-turn-helix transcriptional regulator codes for MTSSPLSDARLRELTELRRVKDRIDREYAQPLDVESLARGVHMSAGHLSRRFKAAYQESPYSYLMTRRIERAMALLRRGDLSVTEVCFAVGCSSLGTFSTRFTELVGMPPSVYKQEAEMSTAGIPACVAKQVTRPVRNREAPAPEPQLA; via the coding sequence GTGACCTCCAGCCCCCTTTCCGACGCCCGCCTCCGTGAGCTTACGGAACTTCGCCGCGTCAAGGACCGGATCGACCGGGAGTACGCGCAGCCGCTGGACGTCGAATCCCTGGCCCGCGGCGTCCACATGTCCGCCGGACACCTGAGCCGCCGCTTCAAAGCCGCGTACCAGGAATCGCCCTACAGCTACCTCATGACCCGGCGCATCGAGCGGGCCATGGCACTGCTCCGCCGCGGTGACCTTTCCGTCACGGAGGTGTGCTTCGCCGTCGGCTGTTCATCGTTGGGAACCTTCAGCACCCGCTTCACGGAGCTGGTGGGCATGCCGCCCAGCGTCTACAAACAGGAAGCGGAAATGTCGACGGCGGGCATCCCCGCCTGCGTGGCGAAACAGGTCACCAGACCGGTCAGGAATCGAGAAGCACCCGCACCGGAGCCGCAACTAGCATGA
- a CDS encoding VOC family protein has translation MTAMNKISISSTFLPHTDPDASLAFYRDALGFEVRNDVGRGTMRWITVGPAGQPDVSIVLHPPAVDPGITDDERRTIAEMMAKGTYATVILSAPDVDAAFASVEATGADVVQEPVDQPYGIRDCAFRDPAGNTVRINQQP, from the coding sequence ATGACTGCCATGAACAAGATCAGCATTTCCTCAACCTTCCTTCCGCATACCGATCCGGACGCATCCCTGGCGTTCTACCGCGACGCCCTGGGCTTCGAAGTCCGCAACGATGTTGGCCGCGGCACCATGCGCTGGATCACCGTAGGCCCTGCCGGGCAGCCGGACGTGTCCATCGTCCTGCACCCGCCGGCCGTGGACCCCGGCATCACCGACGACGAACGCCGCACCATCGCCGAAATGATGGCGAAGGGCACCTACGCCACGGTTATCCTGTCCGCCCCGGACGTGGACGCCGCGTTCGCCTCGGTGGAGGCCACCGGGGCGGACGTGGTCCAGGAACCCGTCGACCAGCCCTACGGAATCCGCGACTGCGCCTTCCGCGACCCGGCCGGCAACACCGTCCGCATCAACCAGCAGCCCTGA
- a CDS encoding excinuclease ABC subunit UvrA — translation MSTDTSSATNTDPRANGLHVADTHDLIRVQGARENNLKDVSVELPKRRLTVFTGVSGSGKSSLVFATIAAESQRMINETYSAFVQGFMPSLARPEVDFLEGLTTAIIVDQERMGANPRSTVGTATDANAMLRILFSRLGSPYGGPPTAFSFNVPTRKASGVMSTEKSDGRVEKAVVQQAVYLGGMCPRCEGMGAVSDIDRTALYDDEKSLSEGALLVPGYSMDGWYGRLFEGMGLPMDKPIAKFTKKQLETMLYAEPTKIKVEGVNLTFEGIIPKIQKSMLSKDPEAMQPHVRRFVERAVTFQTCPECEGTRLTQQALSSRINGKNIAELCQMQISDLAEWIRGLKDPSVAPLLKGLQHLLDSFSDIGLGYLSLDRPAGTLSGGEAQRTKMIRHLGSSLTDVTYVFDEPTIGLHPHDIERMNQLLLQLRDKGNTVLVVEHKPETIAIADHIVDLGPGAGTTGGTVCYEGTVEGLRSSDTITGRHLGDRASHKEAVRKASGALEVRGASTHNLQAVDVDIPLGVLAVVTGVAGSGKSSLIHGSVAKREGVVVIDQGAIKGSRRSNPATYTGMLEPIRKAFAKANGVKPALFSSNSEGACPTCNGAGVIFTELGVMATVESPCEDCEGRRFQASVLEYTLGGKNIADVLAMSVTEARAFFAEGEAKTPAARTVLDRLADVGLGYLSLGQPLTTLSGGERQRLKLATQMAEKGDVYVLDEPTTGLHLADVENLLGLLDRLVDSGKSVIVIEHHQAVMAHADWIIDLGPGAGHDGGRIVFEGTPAELVAGASTLTGKHLAAYVGG, via the coding sequence ATGAGCACGGACACCAGTTCCGCCACCAACACCGATCCCCGGGCCAACGGGCTGCACGTCGCCGACACCCACGACCTGATCCGGGTTCAGGGGGCGCGGGAAAACAACCTCAAGGACGTCAGCGTTGAGCTGCCCAAGCGCCGGCTGACAGTGTTCACGGGTGTGTCCGGCTCGGGCAAGAGCTCCCTGGTGTTCGCCACCATCGCCGCAGAGTCGCAGCGCATGATCAACGAAACCTACAGTGCGTTCGTGCAGGGCTTTATGCCCTCGCTGGCCCGGCCCGAGGTGGACTTCCTGGAAGGGCTCACCACGGCGATCATCGTGGACCAGGAACGGATGGGCGCCAACCCGCGCTCCACTGTGGGCACTGCGACAGACGCGAACGCGATGCTACGCATCCTCTTCAGCCGGCTCGGCTCACCGTACGGCGGCCCGCCCACGGCGTTCTCCTTCAACGTGCCCACCCGCAAGGCCAGCGGCGTGATGTCCACGGAGAAAAGTGACGGCCGGGTGGAGAAAGCGGTGGTTCAGCAGGCCGTCTACCTGGGCGGCATGTGCCCGCGCTGCGAGGGCATGGGCGCCGTCAGCGATATTGACCGAACGGCGCTGTACGACGACGAAAAGTCCCTGAGCGAGGGAGCGCTGCTTGTTCCGGGGTACTCGATGGACGGCTGGTATGGGCGCCTGTTCGAGGGCATGGGCCTGCCGATGGACAAGCCCATCGCGAAGTTCACCAAGAAGCAGCTGGAGACCATGCTGTACGCCGAGCCCACCAAGATCAAGGTGGAAGGCGTCAACCTGACCTTCGAGGGGATCATCCCCAAGATCCAGAAGTCCATGCTGTCCAAGGACCCCGAGGCCATGCAGCCGCACGTGCGCCGGTTCGTGGAGCGGGCCGTGACGTTCCAGACCTGCCCCGAGTGTGAAGGCACCCGGCTGACGCAGCAGGCGCTGTCCTCCAGGATCAACGGCAAAAACATCGCCGAGCTCTGCCAGATGCAGATCAGCGACCTCGCCGAATGGATCCGCGGCCTCAAGGACCCCTCGGTGGCTCCCCTGCTCAAGGGCCTGCAGCACCTGCTTGACTCGTTCTCCGACATTGGCCTGGGTTACCTGAGCCTGGACCGCCCGGCCGGCACGCTTTCCGGCGGCGAGGCCCAGCGCACCAAGATGATCCGGCACCTCGGTTCCTCCCTCACCGACGTCACGTATGTCTTTGACGAGCCCACCATCGGGCTGCACCCGCACGACATCGAGCGCATGAACCAGCTGCTGCTCCAGTTGCGCGACAAAGGCAACACCGTGCTGGTGGTGGAGCACAAGCCGGAAACCATCGCCATTGCCGACCACATCGTTGACCTCGGGCCAGGTGCCGGCACCACGGGCGGCACTGTCTGTTACGAGGGAACGGTGGAGGGCCTGCGGTCCAGCGACACCATCACCGGCCGGCATCTCGGGGACCGTGCCTCGCACAAGGAAGCGGTCCGGAAGGCGTCCGGAGCGCTCGAGGTGCGCGGGGCGTCAACGCACAACCTGCAGGCGGTCGACGTCGACATCCCCCTGGGTGTGTTGGCGGTGGTGACGGGCGTGGCCGGCTCGGGCAAGAGTTCGCTGATCCACGGTTCGGTGGCGAAGCGCGAGGGCGTGGTGGTGATCGACCAGGGCGCCATCAAGGGCTCCCGGCGCAGCAACCCTGCCACCTACACGGGCATGCTGGAGCCCATCCGCAAGGCCTTCGCGAAGGCCAACGGGGTGAAGCCGGCCCTGTTCAGCTCGAACTCCGAGGGCGCCTGCCCCACCTGCAACGGCGCAGGCGTTATCTTCACCGAGCTGGGCGTGATGGCCACGGTGGAGTCGCCCTGTGAGGACTGTGAGGGCCGCCGCTTCCAGGCATCGGTGCTGGAATACACCCTAGGCGGGAAGAATATCGCCGACGTCCTGGCCATGTCCGTGACGGAAGCGCGTGCCTTCTTTGCCGAAGGCGAAGCGAAAACGCCGGCGGCGCGCACCGTCCTTGACCGGCTCGCGGACGTGGGCCTGGGCTACCTCAGCCTTGGCCAGCCGCTCACCACGCTGTCCGGCGGCGAGCGCCAGCGGCTCAAGCTCGCCACCCAGATGGCCGAGAAGGGCGACGTGTACGTCCTGGACGAGCCCACCACCGGCCTGCACCTTGCCGACGTCGAGAACCTGCTGGGCCTGCTGGACCGGCTGGTTGATTCCGGCAAGTCCGTGATTGTCATCGAGCACCACCAGGCGGTGATGGCGCACGCTGACTGGATCATCGACCTGGGACCGGGAGCAGGGCACGACGGCGGGCGGATCGTTTTCGAGGGCACGCCGGCTGAGCTGGTGGCTGGCGCCTCAACGCTCACCGGCAAGCACCTGGCGGCCTACGTTGGTGGCTAA
- a CDS encoding STAS/SEC14 domain-containing protein — protein MEPIAVDGGKGTVKLSADGIIHLVWQPGIVLESDDVHAAMDRVNEISGGSEYPMLVDMGVTKAVTRQAKSAFQIPCAASRIALLGSSPVDRIIANFTIERQALPCPTRFFTSRDEALVWLLDPAIS, from the coding sequence TTGGAACCAATCGCTGTAGACGGCGGCAAGGGCACCGTAAAACTCAGCGCCGACGGAATTATTCACCTTGTCTGGCAACCCGGGATCGTCCTGGAAAGCGATGACGTGCACGCGGCGATGGACAGGGTCAATGAAATTTCCGGAGGGTCCGAATACCCGATGCTGGTGGACATGGGGGTTACCAAGGCAGTGACCCGCCAGGCCAAGTCCGCCTTCCAGATCCCCTGTGCAGCGTCGCGGATTGCCTTGCTTGGCTCAAGTCCGGTGGACCGCATCATTGCAAATTTCACCATTGAACGGCAGGCCTTGCCATGTCCCACACGCTTCTTCACGTCCCGGGATGAGGCGCTGGTCTGGCTTCTCGATCCCGCGATTTCCTGA
- a CDS encoding MOSC domain-containing protein yields MAEHYRYDVEILHLLVSPGHAYFGRAKDGPADVPTLDAGTAEVVAGKGIVGDRFFGKAAHMDAAVTLFAVEALEAMAAELEAGPFDPLATRRNVILRGAHLAPLLGQDFALESGGSVVEFHGGRAAHPCAWMNEVLAPGAHAAMRGRGGIRCRALSSGTMHRGPAVLVSPVPLDPGQAGVPSVLRPSRLP; encoded by the coding sequence ATGGCCGAACACTACCGGTACGACGTCGAAATCCTCCACCTGCTGGTGTCACCCGGGCATGCCTACTTCGGGCGGGCCAAGGACGGCCCTGCGGACGTGCCGACGCTCGACGCCGGCACCGCTGAGGTGGTGGCCGGCAAGGGCATCGTGGGTGACCGGTTTTTCGGCAAGGCCGCGCACATGGATGCTGCGGTGACCCTGTTCGCCGTCGAGGCCCTCGAAGCCATGGCAGCCGAGCTGGAAGCCGGACCGTTTGATCCGCTGGCGACGCGCCGGAACGTGATCCTGCGGGGTGCGCACCTGGCTCCGCTGCTGGGGCAGGACTTCGCGCTGGAATCCGGCGGCTCCGTCGTGGAGTTCCATGGCGGGCGCGCGGCCCACCCGTGCGCCTGGATGAACGAGGTGCTGGCGCCCGGGGCCCACGCCGCGATGCGGGGCAGGGGCGGCATCCGTTGCCGGGCACTATCCAGCGGAACCATGCACCGCGGCCCGGCGGTGCTGGTCAGCCCCGTCCCACTGGATCCTGGGCAGGCCGGGGTACCTTCGGTACTGCGGCCCAGCCGGCTGCCGTAG
- a CDS encoding MFS transporter, producing MIGELGRRTTTSLLVHSALIQAVTFLVRPAATYRALELDVPGFALGLLAASYAVFPLLLAVPTGGLVDRLGERRLMAIGSAVVLACSAFLLLWGSSIVTLVIGTALLGAGQLACVVGQQAVVANNAAPARMDAAFGYLTFAASLGQALGPLAISLVGGASIRPDTQAIFFLSTCMSLALFVTTFGVAAHVSGAKRKAVAGDGNTGNALSLLRTPGVARALATSATVLAVVDLTMVYLPALGSERGLTSATVGAMLTVRAVFSMVSRILLGRVSRKLGRMRLLVLSLALSTVALAVAAVPMPAWLLFIVMAVLGLGLGIGQPLTMSWLSAQAPAGQRGRALALRLAGNRVGQVVLPSAIGVVAAGLGAGGVFLASAAVVGGTLLLLRGVELD from the coding sequence GTGATCGGCGAACTTGGACGCCGCACAACAACTTCCCTCCTGGTCCATTCCGCGCTGATCCAGGCGGTGACCTTCCTGGTCCGGCCCGCGGCAACCTACCGTGCGCTTGAACTGGACGTTCCCGGGTTTGCCCTGGGCCTGCTGGCAGCCAGCTATGCTGTTTTTCCTTTGCTGCTCGCAGTCCCGACGGGCGGCCTGGTGGACCGCTTGGGTGAGCGCCGGCTGATGGCCATCGGGTCCGCCGTCGTTCTTGCCTGTTCTGCTTTCCTGCTGCTGTGGGGCTCGTCAATCGTCACCCTGGTTATCGGAACCGCGCTGCTGGGTGCCGGGCAACTCGCATGCGTTGTAGGGCAGCAGGCCGTGGTGGCCAACAACGCTGCCCCGGCCCGCATGGACGCAGCCTTCGGTTACCTGACTTTCGCCGCCTCCCTGGGCCAGGCCCTCGGACCCCTGGCGATTTCCCTCGTGGGAGGGGCATCCATCCGCCCTGACACGCAGGCAATTTTCTTCCTGTCGACGTGCATGAGCCTGGCACTCTTCGTGACCACGTTTGGTGTGGCAGCACATGTCAGCGGCGCGAAAAGGAAGGCAGTTGCAGGTGACGGCAACACCGGCAACGCACTCTCGCTGCTCAGGACCCCTGGCGTCGCCCGCGCATTGGCCACCAGCGCCACCGTGCTTGCCGTGGTGGACCTGACCATGGTGTACCTCCCGGCACTCGGATCCGAACGCGGGCTCACTTCGGCAACGGTGGGCGCCATGCTCACTGTCAGGGCAGTGTTTTCCATGGTTTCCCGGATCCTGCTGGGGCGGGTGTCCAGGAAGCTGGGCCGCATGAGGCTGCTGGTGTTGAGCCTCGCACTGTCCACCGTCGCCTTGGCCGTGGCTGCGGTTCCCATGCCGGCCTGGCTGTTGTTTATTGTGATGGCCGTTCTCGGGCTGGGGCTCGGCATCGGCCAGCCGCTGACCATGTCCTGGCTTTCGGCGCAGGCCCCAGCTGGGCAGCGTGGACGGGCGTTGGCTCTGAGGCTCGCCGGGAACCGGGTGGGCCAGGTGGTACTGCCGAGTGCCATCGGGGTGGTTGCGGCAGGACTTGGTGCAGGGGGTGTTTTCCTTGCTTCCGCCGCGGTGGTGGGCGGGACGCTACTGCTGCTCCGGGGCGTGGAGTTGGACTAG
- a CDS encoding GntR family transcriptional regulator: MTDLPARNTGAHFVYAELKRQILSLELKPGERIFEPAMAASLSVSRTPLREAIRRLISENLLEQQPTGGVLVPSLDEAAISELYEVRAAMESLMARNACIKATPSDIEALRGILARNAAVVEFADDAMRQGMALHSRLAEMAGNSWARRFHGQVSNHMERYRHFTNSTQERRDQALAQHRALVDAVAAGDPDNAAKIAFEHVMGARDAAVRAISSSGLGIS; this comes from the coding sequence ATGACTGATTTACCTGCACGGAACACCGGCGCACATTTTGTTTACGCGGAACTGAAGCGGCAGATCCTCAGCCTTGAACTGAAGCCGGGGGAGCGGATTTTTGAGCCTGCCATGGCGGCATCATTGAGTGTGAGCCGTACGCCGTTGCGCGAGGCCATCAGGCGGCTCATCTCAGAGAACCTCCTGGAGCAGCAGCCCACCGGGGGTGTCCTGGTGCCAAGCCTGGACGAGGCAGCGATTTCAGAGTTGTACGAGGTCCGGGCGGCAATGGAGTCGCTGATGGCACGGAACGCCTGCATTAAGGCGACGCCTTCCGACATCGAAGCGCTCCGAGGCATCCTTGCCCGTAACGCCGCAGTGGTGGAATTCGCCGATGACGCCATGCGCCAGGGCATGGCACTGCACAGCAGGCTCGCGGAGATGGCCGGAAATTCCTGGGCCCGCCGTTTCCATGGCCAGGTATCCAACCACATGGAGCGCTACCGGCATTTCACCAACAGCACCCAGGAACGGCGTGACCAGGCCCTGGCCCAGCACCGCGCCCTGGTGGACGCCGTGGCCGCGGGCGATCCGGACAACGCCGCGAAGATTGCTTTCGAGCACGTCATGGGGGCCCGGGATGCCGCGGTGCGTGCCATCTCGAGCAGCGGCCTGGGCATCTCGTGA
- a CDS encoding SDR family NAD(P)-dependent oxidoreductase, translated as MRVFVTGSADGLGQATARTLLETGHDVVVHARSTARLDAVQELVDGGAEAAVGDLADLEQTRDVARQVNAIGRMDAVIHNAGVLHSPDIFQVNVVAPYLLTALIERPHRLVYLSSGMHRGGHADPSRLEAGMEKVTYSDSKLYLTALAAAVARLWPDVLSNAVDPGWVPTRMGGAGAPDDLRLGHLTQEWLATGDDPAALTSGGYWFHQNREKPHHAARDERFQNALLDHLADITGQRLT; from the coding sequence ATGCGTGTTTTTGTCACCGGCTCTGCTGACGGTTTGGGACAAGCTACTGCGCGGACCCTTCTGGAGACCGGGCACGATGTTGTTGTCCATGCCCGGAGCACTGCCCGGCTGGATGCCGTCCAGGAGCTGGTGGACGGCGGGGCCGAAGCGGCAGTGGGCGACCTGGCGGACCTGGAACAGACGCGCGACGTCGCCAGGCAAGTCAACGCGATCGGTCGGATGGACGCCGTCATCCACAACGCGGGAGTCCTGCACAGCCCGGACATCTTCCAGGTGAATGTTGTGGCTCCGTACCTCCTCACCGCGCTCATCGAACGCCCGCACCGGCTGGTCTACCTCAGCAGCGGAATGCACCGCGGCGGCCACGCTGATCCCAGCAGGCTCGAAGCGGGCATGGAGAAGGTGACCTACTCGGACAGCAAGCTCTACCTCACAGCCCTGGCAGCCGCCGTCGCCCGTTTATGGCCGGACGTCCTCAGCAACGCCGTCGATCCCGGCTGGGTGCCCACCCGGATGGGCGGCGCGGGGGCACCCGATGACCTGCGCCTCGGCCACCTGACGCAGGAGTGGCTCGCCACGGGCGATGATCCGGCGGCGCTCACCAGCGGGGGCTACTGGTTCCACCAGAACCGGGAGAAGCCGCATCATGCAGCCCGCGACGAGCGGTTCCAGAACGCACTCCTGGATCACTTGGCCGATATCACCGGCCAGCGCCTTACCTGA
- a CDS encoding cyclase family protein translates to MRSGDGTYPTFAELLKREGAFAGTSWDLFPDATRGTPSFIDSRAVMEARSCIRTGTAFGLDYPADAFHPGMSLKRGAPRHTIYSSHPAHRDDFLDGYYLQGSSQIDGLRHRRADDVGFYNGTPDDAVREGTPDLGIQEWADNPIVGRGVLVDLAGYRAGQGAPIDQAAGEPLGLELIQAVLDAQSVTLRQGDILMLHTGWCEWFLGLAPEDKQRMRESRRAAGVAQSEDFVAWAWDNRLALLAADNFAFECLPALASSPYRDSAPNDHGMMHQQLLAKLGMPLGELWRLGPLARHMRGINQWDAFITVKPLNITGGTGSPANATALL, encoded by the coding sequence GTGAGGTCCGGGGACGGAACCTACCCCACGTTCGCCGAGCTGCTGAAGCGGGAGGGCGCTTTCGCCGGAACCTCCTGGGACCTCTTTCCGGACGCAACCCGCGGGACGCCGTCGTTCATTGATTCCCGGGCCGTGATGGAGGCGCGAAGCTGCATCCGCACCGGCACGGCCTTTGGCCTGGACTATCCGGCCGATGCGTTCCACCCCGGCATGTCCCTCAAGCGCGGCGCTCCCCGGCACACCATCTACTCCTCGCACCCGGCCCACCGCGACGACTTCCTGGACGGGTACTACCTGCAAGGATCCAGCCAGATCGACGGATTGCGGCACCGCCGGGCAGACGACGTCGGCTTCTACAACGGCACGCCTGACGACGCTGTCCGGGAGGGCACGCCGGATCTTGGCATCCAGGAATGGGCGGACAACCCAATCGTGGGCAGGGGAGTGCTTGTTGACCTAGCCGGGTACCGCGCCGGGCAGGGTGCTCCGATCGACCAGGCGGCAGGTGAGCCCCTGGGCCTGGAGTTGATTCAGGCGGTGCTGGACGCCCAGTCCGTGACCCTCCGGCAGGGCGACATCCTGATGCTGCACACCGGCTGGTGCGAGTGGTTCCTGGGCCTGGCCCCGGAGGACAAACAGCGGATGCGGGAGAGCAGGCGGGCCGCCGGCGTTGCCCAGTCCGAGGACTTCGTCGCCTGGGCATGGGACAACAGGCTGGCGCTCCTCGCGGCGGACAACTTCGCCTTCGAATGCCTGCCCGCACTGGCTTCCAGCCCTTACCGCGACTCCGCCCCGAACGATCACGGCATGATGCACCAGCAGCTCCTCGCTAAGCTGGGCATGCCGCTGGGTGAACTGTGGCGGCTCGGGCCCCTCGCGCGCCATATGCGTGGCATCAACCAGTGGGACGCCTTCATCACCGTCAAACCGCTGAACATCACCGGCGGGACCGGTTCACCCGCAAACGCCACCGCGCTGCTCTAG
- a CDS encoding TRAP transporter large permease subunit, translated as MIGIWALGAYLAVILLWTTVLKRSVGEAMILGFLAVLPFTGAAAAQIGWDAFYSAITDEIVYATMAFVFMGYLLDKTGVLDKLIDLLNSLIGGVKGGPAWVSTVASAGLGGVVHNQAAIAATVGSVTIPWMEKSRLDKPSAATLVAGNAGMGITFPFSASMFVLVGSATVGPLLDINALVLPLLFGGLWCFLHRLIVTWLLIRKSGMAPLDAAHRLPVRTAFGRGWPTLLLFVVVAIPLVITSGAIAAGLSDWTGGDVSKSVSVIVWIPVVLIITGFLLGRKKLPTSGRAWWALLQNSAPRFGIVGVTVVFAFAGANALAATGLPKQMTELLNGMNLPVWILAILVGLIVIAVAAPLSATATMAAVGTVGVAALVAAGVPATTAAVAVLVFSSCEAAVPPGGAPLYVACGIADVDPIKTFLRLLTHYALPLLGIGVLIILGVLPI; from the coding sequence ATGATCGGCATCTGGGCACTCGGCGCCTACCTTGCCGTCATCCTGTTGTGGACCACTGTGCTCAAGCGCAGTGTGGGGGAGGCCATGATCCTGGGCTTCCTGGCCGTGCTTCCGTTCACCGGAGCAGCGGCGGCGCAGATCGGCTGGGACGCGTTCTACTCGGCCATCACCGATGAGATCGTCTACGCCACCATGGCCTTTGTCTTTATGGGCTACCTGCTGGACAAGACCGGTGTGCTGGACAAGCTGATCGACCTGCTCAACTCCCTGATTGGCGGGGTCAAGGGCGGGCCGGCGTGGGTGTCCACCGTGGCCTCGGCCGGCCTGGGCGGGGTGGTGCACAACCAGGCGGCCATTGCCGCCACCGTGGGATCGGTAACCATTCCCTGGATGGAAAAGTCGCGGCTGGACAAGCCCTCGGCGGCCACCCTGGTGGCCGGTAATGCGGGCATGGGAATCACGTTTCCGTTCAGCGCATCGATGTTCGTGCTGGTGGGGTCGGCTACTGTGGGTCCGCTGCTGGACATCAACGCGCTGGTCCTGCCCTTGCTGTTCGGGGGCCTGTGGTGCTTCCTGCACCGGTTGATCGTCACCTGGCTGCTGATCCGCAAGAGCGGGATGGCTCCGCTTGATGCGGCCCACCGGCTGCCGGTCCGGACCGCGTTTGGCCGTGGCTGGCCCACCCTGCTGCTGTTTGTTGTGGTGGCCATTCCGCTGGTGATCACGTCCGGGGCTATCGCTGCGGGTCTCTCGGACTGGACCGGGGGAGATGTGTCCAAGTCCGTCAGCGTCATCGTCTGGATCCCCGTGGTCCTGATCATCACGGGCTTCCTGCTGGGCCGGAAGAAACTTCCCACGAGCGGGCGGGCGTGGTGGGCTTTGCTGCAGAACTCGGCGCCGCGTTTCGGAATTGTGGGCGTCACGGTGGTGTTCGCCTTCGCCGGAGCCAACGCCCTGGCCGCCACCGGGCTGCCGAAGCAAATGACGGAGCTGCTCAACGGGATGAACCTGCCGGTGTGGATCCTGGCCATCCTGGTCGGGCTGATTGTCATCGCTGTCGCCGCGCCCCTGTCCGCTACTGCCACCATGGCTGCTGTGGGAACGGTCGGCGTCGCGGCCCTGGTGGCAGCCGGAGTGCCGGCAACCACGGCAGCGGTGGCCGTCCTGGTCTTCTCCTCCTGCGAGGCGGCGGTTCCGCCCGGAGGTGCCCCGCTCTATGTGGCGTGCGGCATCGCGGATGTGGACCCGATCAAGACCTTCCTCCGGCTGCTCACCCACTACGCCCTGCCGCTGCTCGGCATTGGCGTCCTGATCATCCTCGGCGTCCTGCCCATCTAA